cagagcgattttttgaaaatttgatttacttgtctcgataaaaacccgaaaaaacagagcatgaatatgcaaagtacataatatgggaaatattaagtatcaagtaggcttgaaatgacagaaacaagaattgaaaggaacacagatgcttttaacagcacataagttcagataatctacaatccacccatcaaatctgtttatcactctgtggatattctttctcgatatttgtcaccaaatagttacatcctacaaaggttagcagtatgattgtttttctgcagaaatatcgaaataggtttatctaccactttgaaaagctttacacagtcaaattgcagcactccctggcatttcataatgttcaagcattcatgaagaagtcactatcccttctcgatcatagataatgtagttctacataatgaaaattgcacgagcagaagtcgtcgtttacaatcatgagattgtgtctagcttatgactacaggattcaggggatttgagattcagtaaaaagctttcaactgttgttcaaccacaactctgaacttttgaatgttttgagaaattcctgctgaagttgatattctttctcgatatttgtcaacaaatagttacatcccgcaaaaggttagtggtacgattgtttttctgcagaagtatcgaaataggcttatctaccactttgaaaagctttacactgtcaaattgcagctgtctctggcatttcataatgttgaagcattcatgaagaagtcactatccctcctcgatcattgatagtgaagttctacatcttgaaaattgcttgagcagaattcgttgtttccaatcatgatatttcatgatgttgaactacactatcaatgatcaaggagggatagtgacttcttcatgaatgcttcaacattatgaaatgaagacgtcataacaaaaaggggtatatatgacacatatgtcctttttgagacgaatccatattgttattcttcagaccttcctctatcatatgagaccacccccacttcacaaagtcgaaaaaccagtgagatatcgccattttaaaactgcgaagtcgattaaaaatttcctttttcagagataatgggttactcgtggtcgattttgtgtcgtcaaccattatttacctggtttaaatccaaaaatttgctcaaaaacatttttaaatcaataaaaaaaattggccaaaaaaacttgtcttttttgattgttttttttttactcaacatatcgatcttttttcagagataatgggttactcatggtcgattttgtgttatcagcCATTATTTActtggtttaaatccaaaaatttgctcaaaagcatttttaaatcaaaaaaaaaatttgccaatttttcgcttcaaaaaggacatataattcgaaatgtttgagcgcttaccgctaacacacagtttcctccaaactgatggtgcatagcatttcatatagttagatagtgggaaaataagataaaatcgtcaccgtgttcaaatatgcacatttctaaacttcacaagcactcaaactttcaaacagttttttctcaaaatacaactttcacacatatgtcctttttgctatgacgtcttcaaatgccagagacagctgcaatttgacagtgtaaagcttttcaaagtggtagataagcctatttcaatacttctgcagaaaaacaattgtactgctaacctttgtaggatgtaactatttggtgacaagtattgagaaagaatatccacggagtgataaacagatttgatgggtggattgtagattatctgaacttatgtgctgttaaaagcatcggtgttcctttcaattcttgtttctgtcatttcaagcctacttgataatatttcccatattatgtactttgcgtattcatgctctgttttttcgggtttttatcgagacaagtgaatcaaattttcaaaaagttgctctggtccaccattttcacaccttccATGATTTCATtatgtgaagggtctaccatcaatatgtttatccaaaaatggagcatgggtccaatttttttatcccaacttttttgaaaatttgcccccccccaaaaaggggtggggtgttctttggggatatgctttcactcattcagtacacctaatgatacaatatcattcagttccatgattgacctcattgtggtttttgctttctcggttttcaaggaaaattgaataaatcggtacggcttttacgagacagctttaaggggctggggggcaaactgtgggttaatgtgatgcttgtgatgatctaattcaggaaattgaaagcattttcacacaacatctcaggattagcctgggtctttaagggttaaagcCATTAGATGGATTGGGAAGTGTGacagaaaggaaaaaattgagtaaaatgctAAATTATGAAAGGTCTTTGCCAAAATGAACGTAAatagattaaaaatttgttttaaattttcacttcgaGTATTGATGCACCctaagttgacaaaaaatatgaaattatttgGCTACAAAACAAACTTTTCAGTTAGAGCGCTATGCTTCTTACGTGGGACAGATTATAGGAACAAcaggtcgcaggttcgaatcccagttAAAAGTAGAAACATTTTTGTAGGAAAAttaggtcttgaaaaatttgttgcagtGAGAATTATTTAGATGTGcagagaaacttgaaattgatagtaggtacctaacaccactttttaaatattgcTGAATAAAGGCAATGCAATGGTTATtgcacttctgtgtaatagttacttctctaaatatgtattatgtactgGGGTGCATTGTTTTAATGTAACTATTACTTCACAGCAACTTTTTATCCCCTATATCAgcaaaaaaattcccagaaaatAGTTTCTAGTGAAAAACAAGGCATTCATCTGGtggtccaggaattttcaagtccaaaaatacgtgcaggtattaaattttttgttgaaaattttagcatagtttttataaattctcgattttatatttttcaagcaatgaTTTCCACTAATGATAACGGAAAGGGCAATTTTTGGTGTAGGtaataaatcaataatttttttagggaatGTTGAATTATGTTGTTACAataaaaaacagcaaaaaaggGGGTTAAGAAAAATAGCGaatgggggtaaaaaaattagcgaattcatttttttgcaattattgattttttcggCCAAACTAATTGAATTAAAGCTTTTGCAAATGCTGAATCTTATATATTAAGGAATGTACGCTGATTTCGAaaagctttttagtttttatctaGCTTAATTAgatcaaaagaaatttcaagatatgtcTTCAGGGGAGTAAAAAAatagggccgttacccctagattttaaaattttgaatgaaattggccaatttgtttatttttttctgaactgcTTGGttttcattgtattttttcagaattttttttttacattttcctcGAATTTCAACAGTAAGAGTTTGAATAAGGTACCTATTCTTTCTTCGCTTTCGCTCAGAATGCCCCCTGATTTCGTTCTTGCGGTTCATCCCTTTAGAGCTCGCCTTGAACATCAACTTACCTTAATTTCCAGATATTTCTCCGCTCCCATCAAATACGGTCTGGTATAATAATCAGTCGGACTATTCATAAATCCGTACTTTTGATAATTGAAACCGGCTATGTGTGGAGTATCTTCGCTGTAAGCGGTAATAtaagaatcatttttaaaatttttccatatcAACGGGCAGTCGTCAAAAGCATCCATTTTCTCTTTCGCACAATTGGATTTGAACTGGCTGACATTCATTCCTGATAACGCAGCCACTAAATTAGGAAACGTATTGTCGCCTACTTTATTATATCCTTCAAATCCCAGCCATTGTTTCTCTTCCAGATACTGAACCGTTTGTGGCATGGTTCTTATTAGATTTAGTCGCGAAATCGCATCGATTCCGAAAAACAAAACACTGTATTTGATCGAATCCGTAGTCTGCTTCGGAGGCGGGGGTTGTTTTTCAATCACCatcgaatgaatatttttataagatatttttttatctttgtTTCGCGATGTGCATTCGACGTAAATGTACTCAGCTTTGGGTGGTAAAACTGTTTCTTGCCCGTAGCAAACTGATTTGGAAATTCTGCAAAGGTAAACACAAGGTCttattaattttatcatttttttttttttttaatggtgtgGTAATACCTACAAAAACACATTTGGAGTATCAAAAATCAAAGGTACCTAGgtaaaggtaggtacatatatctaaATAAGCACAATAGGTACTTACGTAACTCTATCGTCATCATTGTTATTGCTACGAGAACGTATTTCATCTCGACTGAATATCGAGTAACAACATTGAACATCACTCATTGAAACTGAGTAATCCTGAAGCGCTTTTTGATCGACTTTAATGGTGTGTGTACGATTAGTGGCATTATAGATGACTTTTGTGAGGGCTTTTAGTTTCGAGCATACCAGAGGATTCCAAGGTTCGATAAATTTTCTAATAGATTCGTGATAAGGATCGATGTTTGGAATATGACATGATTTACTCCATACCACATATCTACGTTTCACATCTTCTATGGATATTTCAGAATCTAAAAACAAGCGTAAATAAGTAAACGAGCCATGAATTGtcggataggtaggtacatgaacatgtggtgaaattttactgcaattttaaattatatGTGCACGAGAGATCAGCCAGAGTAGAATTTACAAGAATCAAGTTATCACACTTGCCTTCAGATTTATTATCTATATGTGATGAACTTCCTAAAGTTGTGTAGTAGAATATTAAAGCTCCGAAAACCAGCGAACCCACCAGAGTTTTCATTAAGGCCGCCAACATACTGAAATAGAATATCGCAACCTAGGAAAAAAACGGACAATTACCTATTATTTATCGTAATACGTACTTGATAATACGTATATTGTAGTTgcgcaaaaaaattaaagcctCACTTGAAGTgcgaattttcatgttttgcatatttttttctgtttgagaTGATTGTGGATTTTAAATTGATCTCAAATCGACTTTCAAAAATagtttaatgcaaaaaaaaaaaaaattaaaaatgggaaaagagggaaaaaatatgaacaaaaatttttattttcttcttcccAATAAAATAGtccatttttttatgtttttttgttcaattcacTCAGACATTCAAACAGAAAATGATCAAGCAAAATAAGCATAAAATCGGCTACGTTaccatgttcaaaaaattcttttcaatgataggtacctactacttagGTGTACCTAAATAGATCAGGCCCGTAGCCAGAATCTGGCTGTAGCTGGGGCGAAGGAACTATTAGCTGGGGCAGCACTTTTTGAGGCTCAAACATCTATGAAACATACCCCTTTTACCCCCCCCTCAAACATCTGTTATTtcaaaacaactttttaaaaagaaatgaacaaaatgagTGTGTAAGTATTTCAGAAAAAGATCATACATAATGCATAATGCTGCGTTTGAGGCTAATACACAGCTGTAATTGGCGCAATTTACTGTGAAAATCTCGTAGTACATAATTCTTCAGCAGTAACTgtttctgttttaattttttcataaggtaaaatagtcaaatttgactCACGTCcaaacaacattgaaaaaatatgcttatcattcaaatttttaaagaaatgttaagccaaaaaacgcgcttttcacctgaaaaaactttacttctcaaaacaaacttttgccctcgctgaGGACTCGTACTTGAtcacattttttggtttctcaaaatatattttttttaaatttcaaaaattcaatttttgcatctatcttgatgagaaaaaaatgctaccTAGTAATATTCATAAGTGAATAATCTGAGAAAGTTAACCTATACTTGAACAATGAACATACACTTTTATCgccaaaaatagctaaaaatctcaccttttgtcaacatttccaaaaatagcctcatttcttgcaaaaaattgttactttttggtaaaagaaTTCAAGAAGTATCCATTTCCCcttcctaaaaattacctaaaatattccgcttttttgctcaaaaaaaatgtcaatgaccaAGAAATTTCTCACATTTTCAAACGAggttacgaaaaaaataatcatttttttggccaatgattgccaaaaattcgtgcttttcctcaaaaatagtcAATCTTGCTTCTTgcttaaaatggtcaaaattctcggtttttcgcaaaaattacaaaaattttcattttttcctaaaaattgtccataagtCTTCCCTATTGccgaaaattttagctttttcgcAGTacaaaagtctcaattttccACGTAAAACTGCCATAAATTGCACAAAGTGGAAATCTCactgttcgaaaaaaattgcaaaaagatgtACTGGATTTCTTATCTTcacaaattactaatttttacttaaattatcaaatttttgattttaaatttagtgAACTCATTGAGCGAGCCATCAAGCTATCAAATGCAAGAATGCAATTCATGCTGGTTTAGCCATTTCATGAACGTGAAAATAAGTTTACGTTGTTGAGTTGGTTTTTTgcactttctgatttttttttctgatgttGCTGGTCGGggcaaacgtgttttttttatgttttggatTTTGCTACCCGGGGCAAACAGCCTTTCTAGCCGGGGCATTGCCCCGGCTAACCCTACGCTGGCTACGGGCCTGAAATAGATTGTGCATATTTTGACGTAATTCAAAATCATGAGAATTATAACACCATACCAAGTGGGTATACACATAGGTAGAGATACTGTTAACGTAATCAAATTGACGACTCAAAGAAAAAAACCGTCACATAATGAATCATGCAAATCTTACGTAATACTCAACTTATTTAGATTAGTAAATTTATGTATAGACGTGCTTGCAAATCATGTGCAAAAATAGCGATTGATATACATGCTACGTAAACGCGTATTTGCACAAGGTGGAGTaactagaattttttgaagagagaatttcataatttctgatTTGATAACATTAAAATAGACCAtcaatatttataattttattagcttacatacctacgtacattattataagttttttggggggtttagaTTATCAATAGGGCCTAACAAGTTACGAGTAAGCATAACCAAACTGCATATTTTCAAtgcatatttttcgaaaaattacacgCAGGTGGTGAGTATTTTAGAAGAATAGGTAAGTGCTCGGTAAGTGTTATTCCAAACGGAtcataaaaatgatcaattcgagtatttttaggggctaaattttaatttgataaacTTCATgacgatttttcgaaaactgaaaaattcaaaaatccaccaaaaactccaaaacagcttgaaaccatCGCCAATTGAATTGGAAAGTCGAAAATAAGTTGAATATTaaccaaatttcaacgtttACTAATAGGTACCatgaaaatacgtattttagatttaaaaaaaattatttctagaATTTAAggttaagaaaaaatatttccaagatgctgcgatttttgaatttgaaaattcactgtttcgacgatttttttaaatttgaagatgAAAGTAATAATGTTGGCAATTCTCATCAAgcattcaaaattaaacttcgaaaacaatttcagaaatattcataaatgtGGTCAGATctcacaaatgaaaattttttcataacgtAATTTTGAGACAGGAGTTATCAATATTTGATTGAGTATTTTCATACgtgatgtaaattttaaaaaaggaaatagggagaaattgaaaaattctgcgtttttgtttaatatttttatacgCCTGActgtcatttttcattcaacaacaaaatgttgccaattttacaaaattttaaaccatcttAATTTAGGTACGAAAttgagatttgaaaattcaagattatCAGAATTGCACACCTTACCTGCTCAAGAATTCATTTCAGGCTCGATATATGCATTACATTCAACcaccaatttttccaatgatCACGCGACTTTTTTCCTGGCGATCCACTCTAATAAATATCACTCAACTACGTACTTggcttgaaaaatcaaattacaagTCAACCCCGAAGTTACTCATTTACATtcttataaattaaatttttatgggaaaaaattatcgCAATAAACAATATCCTGAAATCTTGTTTGTGTACTTTTCATCAGCGTATAGGTATGcacttca
The sequence above is a segment of the Planococcus citri chromosome 3, ihPlaCitr1.1, whole genome shotgun sequence genome. Coding sequences within it:
- the LOC135839195 gene encoding uncharacterized protein LOC135839195; this encodes MLAALMKTLVGSLVFGALIFYYTTLGSSSHIDNKSEDSEISIEDVKRRYVVWSKSCHIPNIDPYHESIRKFIEPWNPLVCSKLKALTKVIYNATNRTHTIKVDQKALQDYSVSMSDVQCCYSIFSRDEIRSRSNNNDDDRVTISKSVCYGQETVLPPKAEYIYVECTSRNKDKKISYKNIHSMVIEKQPPPPKQTTDSIKYSVLFFGIDAISRLNLIRTMPQTVQYLEEKQWLGFEGYNKVGDNTFPNLVAALSGMNVSQFKSNCAKEKMDAFDDCPLIWKNFKNDSYITAYSEDTPHIAGFNYQKYGFMNSPTDYYTRPYLMGAEKYLEIKYDGGMPYCLGMFPVTEYLFEYVTEFIKRFHKQPYFNVLWTNSFSHDRLNMPRVMDQRVKDFLQSIQNYLNSTIVIFLSDHGMRFGGIRETFVGWLEERMPFLYFWIPPSFKSTYPQKYANLVANKNRLSSTYDLYATMLDILYGKVPRKPVGCPSCDTLFKKIPEDRSCENASIGEHWCACYDDLKQVSVNEAVVLKAAVATIHRINKFIDENRNYTSKGKRCASLKLDKMVSVHSKFSESLNSTNYLIIFAVKPGGAIFEATVQHKTDFEVSDSISRINQYGNQSSCVRSNSILKKYCYCL